A stretch of the Malus sylvestris chromosome 10, drMalSylv7.2, whole genome shotgun sequence genome encodes the following:
- the LOC126586776 gene encoding dihydroceramide fatty acyl 2-hydroxylase FAH1-like yields the protein MVAQDFKVDLDKALVFQVGHLGEAYQEWVHQPIVSKEGPRFFESEFWEFLTRTVWWAVPVIWLPVVFYSISVSVRMGHTFPEIVLMVVFGIFVWTLLEYTLHRFLFHIETKSYWWNTLHYLLHGCHHKHPMDGLRLVFPPAATAVLCIPFFNLVKLMASPTVAPALFGGGLLGYVMYDCTHYYLHHGQPSSEVPRNLKKYHLNHHFRIQDKGFGITSSLWDRVFGTLPESKAAKKVR from the exons ATGGTTGCACAGGACTTCAAAGTTGATTTGGATAAAGCCCTTGTATTTCAG GTTGGCCATCTTGGAGAAGCATACCAAGAGTGGGTTCACCAGCCGATTGTTAGCAAAGAAGGCCCTCGATTTTTTGAAAGTGAATTTTGGGAG TTCTTGACCCGCACGGTGTGGTGGGCAGTTCCTGTCATATGGCTGCCGGTTGTGTTCTATTCCATCTCAGTGTCTGTACGGATGGGCCATACATTCCCTGAAATAGTTCTGATGGTTGTTTTTGGCATTTTTGTCTGGACATTGCTTGAATACACGTTGCACCGCTTTCTTTTCCACATTGAAACAAAGAGCTACTG GTGGAACACCTTACATTATCTCCTTCATGGCTGCCACCATAAGCACCCAATGGACGGCCTGAGACTTGTTTTCCCTCCTGCTGCGACAGCTGTTTTATGCATTCCA TTCTTTAACTTGGTGAAGCTGATGGCCTCTCCTACTGTTGCTCCTGCTTTGTTTGGAGGCGGTTTATTGGGCTACGTGATGTATGATTGCACCCATTACTATCTTCATCACGGCCAGCCATCAAGTGAGGTACCCCGAAATCTGAAG AAATACCACTTGAATCATCACTTCAGGATCCAAGATAAGGGCTTCGGAATAACTTCAAGCTTATGGGACAGGGTGTTCGGAACACTTCCAGAATCGAAAGCAGCCAAGAAAGTCAGATAA